AGTGACGCAGCGAATTCGCCCTGCAGTCGAGCCGGAGCGACCGTGAGAGCCGCAACCAGAGACTGCCGGGCGGTTGGTAGATCGATCGCTCCCAGTTCGGCAGCGGCGATCGAGCGGAGTTCTGCAGGTTCGCTGGCATCACTCGTTAATTTCTGCAGCAAAGCGAGCGAATCAGCGGGTTCAAGAATGCTGACAGCTGCGTTCAAGGCTGCCGACCTCACATCAAGGGCCTGTTGCTTCGCCGAGGCAATCTCCAGGATCTGCCCGCTTACTGAAGTGACCCGCAAGGCTCCTGAGAGTTCGATCAGACGGAGTGCTTCTTCGTGGAACCCTGGCGGCGGAACGTTAATCAGCGGAGGATCGAAGCGGCCCGCTGCCAGCCAGGCAAAGGCCGGGGCTGCGAATCCGTCGACGATCTCGAAATAAACGGGTTGGCCGACATGCTCAGGCAGCGTCCAGGAGTAGAGTCGAGCAGTGTCGTTCCTCAATGGCAGCTGGCGGGCGATCTCTTCCCCGGTTTCGGCAAGCACCAGTCGTACGTGATTGACGGGATCGGGATTTGTGCCGGGGCGTCCGTTATGACCGCACAGCCAGAATGAGAACGTCTCCGGCAGGGCGAAACGCGGACTGCGAAGAACCCCGGTGAGTTGCTCTCCGCCGGAAATACTGTCCCAGAACGGGGCCATCCTGTCATCCGTCGAGCGACGAGACCGGACTCCGAATGGCGACGATGATTTCGATTGGCCGTCGATTGGAAGTTCCGTCCAGTCGCCGGGGTGGCCGATGACTGCTTCGAGTCGCCTGGGAGCCAGACGGGTATACCAGTGTTTAAGAGCCGACTGCGTCGCAAGTGCAACTCCGTTCTGTTCGAGTCCCAGGCAGATCGACGACAGCAGCTGAAGCTGTCGATCTGCGTCGTCCGGGAACCAGTCGGGAGCCAGCGAGATAAATGTCTGAAGTTGCTCGGCTGATCCCGAGCGGGCAATCTGCTCGGCAGCACGATTGAGCGTCTCGGCAGGCGTGGAAGTGGGATCGACCATGGTTAGCAGAATGGGAATTGAATTCGCATCTTCCGTAGATGCGGCGATTTCAATCAACTTCGGCTGCAAATCGACTGACCACGACTCGGCCAGAACCTTGGTGACGATGGCGGAGTTCCGCAGATGGATTCGAAGCGACAGTCGACAGGTGTGGATCAGATGCGTGTCGAACTCCGGCGTCGTCTGCCAGCACTCGAGAAGCGGTCGAATGTTTTCCGCCTGCGGATGCCGGCCCAGTGCATCGGCTGCTGATCGTACGACGAATGCATTCGGATCGCTCATCGCTTCGTGGAGAAGCTGCCGGCAGGGGGCGGAAAGCTCAGATCGTTCAGCGAGAAGTTTCATGACGTGGGTCCGCACCAGCGGAGATGAGTCGCGTGCGAGTCGCGTGATGTCAGCGGGTGAGAGCGAAGCAAGTCGTTCGAGGACCCACATTCCATGGGCACGAACTTCCGATTGTTCGGCCGCTTCCATGAGACTTCGAACTGCGTCAGGTGCGGTTTCGGGGAAGTGATCCACAAGAAGGTTGGTCGCCAGCGTGCGACTCTGCAGATTCGCGTTACCTAACTGTTGGGCGAGTTCTTCAACAGGAAGCGTTGCGAGGTCCGGCAGCCTGGGGGCTTCGACCGCGCCGTCCTCGCCTTTCCAGACGACTCGCCACACACGACCGAGTTGACGATTTCTGCGTGGATGATCGAGTGGAGCTTCGTAATGCCCGATCACGGCATTGTAGAAATCGGCGATGTAGAGGGCACCATCAGGCCCCACCGTGAGGTCAACCGGACGGAAGAGTAAATCGTCGCAGGTCACGAAGTCGTCTTGAGTCTCGCACTGGTAGGTTGACCCTCGCTGCACGAGGCGATCGCGGTGAATCCGCGACGTGACCGGGTTGCAGATGAAAATGTTGT
This sequence is a window from Rubinisphaera margarita. Protein-coding genes within it:
- a CDS encoding DUF7133 domain-containing protein is translated as MQTSAFAQAVVPGPDLTPAEQQAKFHLPPGFKIQLVLSDPDIGQPMNLAFDARGRLWVTHSIEYPYPATSEGVEPRTRFKGQGEHPPRDRLTVVTGIDENGKATGITHFATGLNIPIGHTPLGDGSEALVYGIPSIFRVTDTNGDGQAEETHTLYSRFGNIDVHGNSNGYRRWIDGWIYGCHGFANHSEITDGEGRTTILDSGNTYRFREDGSRFEQFTWGQVNPFGLTFDPWGNLYSSDCHSMPIYMLLRGARYPHFGSKPDALGFGPTMIDHGHGSTGICGPAYYAADHFPADFRDNIFICNPVTSRIHRDRLVQRGSTYQCETQDDFVTCDDLLFRPVDLTVGPDGALYIADFYNAVIGHYEAPLDHPRRNRQLGRVWRVVWKGEDGAVEAPRLPDLATLPVEELAQQLGNANLQSRTLATNLLVDHFPETAPDAVRSLMEAAEQSEVRAHGMWVLERLASLSPADITRLARDSSPLVRTHVMKLLAERSELSAPCRQLLHEAMSDPNAFVVRSAADALGRHPQAENIRPLLECWQTTPEFDTHLIHTCRLSLRIHLRNSAIVTKVLAESWSVDLQPKLIEIAASTEDANSIPILLTMVDPTSTPAETLNRAAEQIARSGSAEQLQTFISLAPDWFPDDADRQLQLLSSICLGLEQNGVALATQSALKHWYTRLAPRRLEAVIGHPGDWTELPIDGQSKSSSPFGVRSRRSTDDRMAPFWDSISGGEQLTGVLRSPRFALPETFSFWLCGHNGRPGTNPDPVNHVRLVLAETGEEIARQLPLRNDTARLYSWTLPEHVGQPVYFEIVDGFAAPAFAWLAAGRFDPPLINVPPPGFHEEALRLIELSGALRVTSVSGQILEIASAKQQALDVRSAALNAAVSILEPADSLALLQKLTSDASEPAELRSIAAAELGAIDLPTARQSLVAALTVAPARLQGEFAASLCQNPAGIRALLEVIAAGKASAQLLRTPAIADIISSSGSAVERERVAELTMNLVPADEQMAEVINRQRAEYQTATVSLQHGQELFRKHCGNCHRIGPSGPIVGPQLDGVGKRGLDRLLEDVLDPNRNVDAAFRTSVIVTTEGKLYTGLERRREGRIVIISDSQGKEIRIPEDNIDDSRKTALSLMPANFAQTLKAEELNDLIAYLLSLK